A single region of the Oncorhynchus nerka isolate Pitt River unplaced genomic scaffold, Oner_Uvic_2.0 unplaced_scaffold_2336, whole genome shotgun sequence genome encodes:
- the LOC115115572 gene encoding C-type lectin domain family 12 member B-like isoform X3, protein MSEATYKNRDGLKGEKTNETMNIDDHIPINKRPIMPCKKDGAGDQHSVSCQWWKRYSGAAAVCLGLLCVLLLAGIIGLFLYQRNQLTCSNTLTKERDQLQTSGNNLTEERDQLQTSNNTLTKGRDQLQTSDNTLTKERDQLQTRYNTLTKERDQLQTSYNTLTKERDQLQKETELLKQSLVEKVCPRGWKKLGSSCYYVSTETKSWEESRQDCRNRGADLVIINSQEKQVLEQWRA, encoded by the exons ATGTCAGAGGCAACCTATAAAAACAGAGATGGATTGAAAGGGGAAAAAACAAATGAGACCATGAATATTGATGATCATATACCGATCAACAAAAGACCCATCATGCCCTGCAAGAAGGATGGAGCTGGTGATCAACATTCAG TGTCTTGTCAGTGGTGGAAGAGATACTCTGGAGCTGCTGCAGTGTGTCTGGGGCTTCTGTGTGTTCTCCTACTGGCTGGGATCATAGGCCTGTTTCTCTACC AGAGAAACCAATTGACCTGTTCCAACACCCTGACCAAAGAGAGGGACCAGTTACAGACCAGTGGAAACAAtctgactgaagagagagaccagctacagactaGCAACAACACGCTGACCAAAgggagagaccagctacagaccagcgaCAACACCCTGaccaaagagagagaccagctacagaccagatacaacaccctgaccaaagagagagaccagctacagaccagttacaacaccctgaccaaagagagagaccagctacagaaagagacagaacttCTGAAACAATCTTTAGTTGAGAAAG TGTGTCCTCGAGGATGGAAGAAGCTTGGTAGCAGTTGTTACTACGTCTCTACTGAGACAAAATCCTGGGAGGAGAGCAGACAGGACTGCAGAAATAGAGGAGCAGACCTGGTCATCATCAACAGCCAAGAGAAACag